A window from Citrus sinensis cultivar Valencia sweet orange chromosome 3, DVS_A1.0, whole genome shotgun sequence encodes these proteins:
- the LOC102619217 gene encoding germin-like protein subfamily 1 member 17: MKAVQFLSGFALLALASLLASAYDPSPLQDICVAINDPKDGVFVNGKFCKDPKLAKAEDFFLSGLDKPGNTANRLGFSVTNANVEQIPGLNTLGISAVRIDYAPYGQNPPHTHPRATEILVVLEGTLYVGFVTSNQLNNTLIAKVLNKGDVFVFPIGMIHFQFNIGKTNAVAFASLGSQFPGVITIADTVFGADPPINPDFLGKAFQLDPNVVKDLQKKFINGN; the protein is encoded by the exons atgaaaGCTGTTCAATTTCTTTCAGGTTTTGCTCTCTTGGCTTTGGCTTCTTTATTGGCCTCTGCCTATGACCCCAGCCCTCTTCAAGATATCTGTGTCGCCATCAATGATCCCAAGGATGGTG TGTTTGTGAATGGGAAGTTCTGCAAGGACCCCAAGCTTGCGAAAGCAGaagatttctttttatcaGGGCTAGACAAGCCTGGAAACACAGCAAATCGACTTGGCTTTAGTGTGACAAATGCAAATGTTGAGCAAATTCCAGGACTTAACACTCTTGGCATATCAGCAGTCCGTATTGACTACGCGCCATACGGTCAAAATCCACCTCACACTCACCCCCGTGCCACTGAAATCCTGGTGGTCCTGGAAGGAACTCTTTATGTTGGTTTTGTGACATCGAACCAACTAAATAACACACTCATCGCAAAAGTTCTGAACAAGGGAGACGTTTTTGTGTTTCCAATTGGTATGATTCACTTCCAATTCAACATTGGAAAAACAAATGCAGTTGCGTTTGCCAGTTTGGGCAGCCAGTTCCCTGGTGTCATTACCATAGCCGACACGGTCTTCGGAGCCGATCCTCCAATCAATCCCGATTTTCTTGGCAAGGCATTCCAGTTGGACCCAAACGTTGTGAAAGATCTTCAGAAGAAGTTCATTAATGGCAATTAG
- the LOC102614346 gene encoding germin-like protein subfamily 1 member 17, which translates to MKAIQFLIGFALFALASSLASAYDPSPLQDLCVAINDHKDGVFVNGKFCKDPKLAKAEDFFLSGLDKPGNTENRLGFNVTNANVEQIPGLNTLGTSAVRIDYAPYGQNPPHTHPRATEILVVLEGTLYVGFVTSNQLNNTLIAKVLNKGDVFVFPIGLIHFQVNIGKTSAVAFAGFSSQFPGVITIADTVFGANPPINPDFLGKAFQLDPKIVKDLQDKFINGN; encoded by the exons ATGAAGGCTATTCAATTTCTTATAGGTTTTGCTCTTTTCGCTTTGGCTTCTTCCTTGGCCTCTGCCTATGACCCCAGCCCTCTTCAAGATCTCTGTGTGGCCATCAATGATCACAAGGATGGTG TGTTTGTGAATGGAAAGTTCTGCAAGGACCCCAAGCTTGCGAAAGCAGaagatttctttttatcaGGGCTAGACAAGCCTGGAAACACAGAAAATCGACTTGGTTTTAATGTGACAAATGCAAATGTTGAGCAGATTCCAGGACTTAACACTCTTGGCACATCAGCAGTCCGTATTGACTACGCGCCGTACGGCCAAAATCCACCTCACACTCATCCCCGTGCCACTGAAATCCTGGTGGTCCTGGAAGGAACTCTTTACGTTGGTTTTGTGACATCGAACCAACTAAATAACACACTCATCGCAAAAGTTCTGAACAAGGGAGATGTTTTTGTGTTTCCAATTGGTTTGATTCACTTCCAAGTCAACATTGGAAAAACAAGTGCAGTTGCCTTTGCCGGTTTCAGCAGCCAGTTCCCTGGTGTCATTACCATAGCCGACACGGTCTTCGGAGCCAATCCTCCAATCAATCCCGATTTCCTTGGCAAGGCATTCCAGTTGGACCCAAAGATAGTGAAAGATCTTCAGGATAAGTTCATTAATGGCAATTAG